agaggggaggggtgggggcctcAGGAGGCCAAGGGGGTCCAGAGGATGCTGAGATGGGAGGACTCATGCTTCTGACCCCCTTCCTTCTCAAGATCCAATATCCCCTCTTGTTCCTGTGGGGGAGACCCTCACCtcattcctcctccttccttctcaGAAGGAAAGGTGGCTAGAATGTTCCACAATCCAGCAGCCATGGGTGGTCCCAGTCCTGGGGGTCAgctcccactcctccctcctcaccctccaCCTTGGTCTGGAGACCACGAGAGTTGTGCAGGGGCAGCACTCTGCATCCATGGACGTGGACAGGGGCAGGGAGTGTCCACTGTGGCTGGAAGGACCCCACCAGCTCACTGGAAGCCCTCATGGCCCTCCCCTCAGCTTGCAGGGCCCTGGGAGACCAAGATGATGGCCACCAACAGGAAGGTCCTCCCAGCGAGTGACGACGCCCCCCTGAGAGTGTTCATCAGCGAGGTGCAGCCCACCCCTGAGTCCAACCTGGAGGTCACCGTGACCATGAGGTGGGCTTGCCCAGGGGTTGTGCCAGAGAGGCTGGGGGTAGAGAGGGGGTCTGCCTCTCTAGGGGTCAGGGACACCCTCCCCAGGACAGTTCCTGATGGTACAGGCTCCAGGTGATCCTCTAACCGGAACAAGGTTGCCCTAGGCAGGCAGAACCAGGTGCTTGGGGACGGGAGAAGTTTGCATGAGCTTCCCGCCCCCCTAAGCCCAGGCCGGGGATTCAGACCCAATAAGCAGCCCACCTGGATCCCCAGGGCACATTTGCAGGTAGGTTGCAGTggagctggacaccatctgtCAGGTTGGGCAGGGTCCTGGAGGAGGGCTGTATGAGATGCTTGGGGTGATGGCAGTCTTAGGGAGCGGTGGCTGCACTTCACAGCAGACGTGTCTCACAGGTCAGCACAGAAATAGTTTAAACAGCAGCCTGAAAATAAATTAAttgcatagttttttttttaaaaaaaggaaacaccAGTTTTGGGTGTGTGTAATTCATGACATTTTGAATTGGGAAGGTGACTCAGAGTGATTGGCTTTCAGGGAAAACGACAAGTGTGTGCAGAAGAAGATCATTGCCCAGAAAACCCAGAACCCTGCTGAGTTCCAAATCAACTGTGAGTGTGCGGGGCCCTGGGGGGCAGGGTGGCCCCCTCAGGGTCAGGGAGGAGCTCAGGGCTGTCCACTGTGTGTGGACTGAGCCCCACTCTAACCAGACACAGGGGCATGGCCTCCTCAGTGACCTGTCCTGTGAAAGCTGCAGACAGGTGGTGCCCACCGACCCAGGACACTGCAAGCCTcctgcccagggctcctcccaggaAGCTGTGCCTGTCTGCCCAGCAGGCCCCATCTCTCCCCTCAAGGGGACTGTTTCCCGCAGGACAACTCTTTTCTCTGTTGCCCATGCTGCTGTCTGGAATAAGCATGAAACTCCATTTGTTAATCATTTAGAATCACGTTGTGTGGATTCTCATCTAAAGTAGTCACCTGACATTTTCAGTGTTGTTTTATGGTGTGTGGATGCGTGGATGAGAggagggctggctggctggctggttggatggctggatggatgaatAGTTCAGTGAggcatgagtggatggatggatagatggatagatggatggatgagggggggtggatggatagatgaatagatggttgatgatggatggatgaatggatgaataGAAGGTTGAATAGATTGATAGGTgtctggatgcatggatggaggtTCGGATGGATGCATGAGCACAGGAGTTGATGGGCTGATGGATGTTGGGTgagttggtgggtgggtgggtgcataAGAATGAATGGACGGATAGATGGATGAGGCATGACTGGCTGAATGGAGGAATGAAGTAATTAATTTCTCATGTGATGGACAGAGGAACACGCCTGGTAGAGGCCACAGTGAGTACAGAGATCTTTCCTAATTGCTCGTATGCCTGGTATCTATCTGTCTGAGGAGTGCATGGGACATGTGTGTGTTTTGGCATCAGAGCCTTAAAGAGCAGCCGCACAATgtcggggggggggtggggggcagctgtGCTCCATCTAGACTCGACTCTAGTGCCTGCTGCAGGAGCAGCGGGGGGAACAAGCCTGGTGACAAAGCCACCATCCACCTGGAGGCCATGACAGCGGACCACCTGAGCAGCACCCACCTCCTATGTGAGGGCAGGGCTCGGCTTTATGTCTGTCCCCATCTGGTCTTCTCTTCCAGACCTGACTCAGGACAAGATGCTTGTGATGGACACTGACTACAAAACCTACCTTGTCATCTGCATGGAGAACACCAGCGTCCCCCAGGAGAGCATGGTGTGCCAGTTGCTGGGTAGGGATCTGGGCCGGGCACCGTGGGCAGCGGGACAGGATTGTGACCTCTTCGCTAGTCTGTAGTGCATATGGCAGGTGGCCCTGGCTAACCCCATGAGCTGGAATCTTTGGAGGAGAAGGGAGTCTGACCAGTGTCAGCTCTGGGATCCTGGGGTGCAGGACAGAACAATGATATAAGCAATGGGTATGGAGACAGGGCTTAGGAGGACCGCTCAGACATGGAGGGAACAGAGCTGAGGAGGACTTGGGCCACTAGAAGCACCACCCCTGCAGGTACTGACCCCGCTCCCTCCACAGGCAAGACCCAGAAGGTCAACATGGAGACTGTGCAGAAATTCGGGGAGATCCTCCAGGCCCTGCCCGAGTACAACCAGTTCTTCCTGGACCTCACCCAGAAGACAGGTCAGTGTGGTCCAGCCACCCAGCTCCGGGCTTCCCTTTGGCTCTGAGGCTCTGCACTAAGGAAGCTAGAACCGAGCCCATGTTCCCTGGGGGCACTTTTTCAGGGAAGAGCCCACTTTCTCCTGGCCTCTCACTTCCCTGCCCCACCAGGCTCCTAGAGGGTGGCCGGggtctccctcccactcccctgaGCTTCCTGTGTCCAGGCTGTTGACCAAGTCCTCTGCCCTCCCCATGGGCCCTGCTCTGTTTCTCCCTCAGACATGTGTCGCGCATAGGTGAGCACTGCCGGTCTGCCTGCCCAGGTGAGCTCCCACCTATCTCTTGACAGGCAGTGCATGGGgccgcccccactccccactgagTCCCTGGGCCTCCCCTCCGTGCTCCAGGACTCTCCTGGCTGCTCCAGAAAACTGACCTGACTGGTGTCCATATGTCCTGAGCTGGTCACTCTGAAGGCTGTCTGGGGGATCCTGTATGTGGGGCTGTGGGTGTGCTGGAGCTCCACCTCACACAGGGGCCTCACCCCTGCTAGGCTGGGGCTGCTCTGTGTCTTCCTGTCCCAGAGTCACAAGGGACTGCTGTGTCCCTgcaggtccccccccccccccccccagtgtctCAGGAGTCTGACTCCTCCACACACAGGGACCCTCGTCACTCCATCCCGTCGAGGTCCTGGAGAACCTGAAGACCAAGATCAACCCCTCAGCCTGAACCCTGCCCCCGCTGGGTCTCCACCGTGAAGCTGCTCTGAGCCGTTTCTCTCCAGCAATAAATGACCCGTGTGCACGCTCTCTGAGTCTGTCCTCACTTCCCCTGGGATGGAGGTGTCGGGGATCCAGGGCCAGGACATGGGGCTGCAGTGTAAGAGCCCCGGGCATCGGAGATCAGGGCACAGGAGGGCCAATGCTGCGGGGTCAACACACAAACCCAGTGTCCCCAGTCGGTCAGGAGAGCTGGGCTCCACAGGGTCTCGGTGACTGGTCACTGGGCAGTTGGTGGGCAGCCATCTGGgtgtgggtgtgaactgctggcATCAGTGCAGGGGTTCtgcccagtcactctgcaggagaaggatgaccTCCCCTGTTACCATGGAAGTttccccaccctgcactccctgCCCAGGGCCGCTGTGCGCTGGAGTCTCTTGTGTGGTAGTGGGTTCAgttgggttggggagggggggtctTTGACTGTTATCACTCAGCATGTGAACCATTGGCACCTGAAAGGTAGACACATCACCCCGTCATACCTGTTGGTCAGACGGTGTCATAACCCCACTCAACCACAAGGGGCCAGGATGCACAATTCTCCCCAGCCCTGCAGAGTCTCGCCGAACCTGACAGAAAGCACCCATGCCTACAAGCAGACTGTTGTTAAAGATTCTAAGCCTGGGAAA
This window of the Tenrec ecaudatus isolate mTenEca1 chromosome 10, mTenEca1.hap1, whole genome shotgun sequence genome carries:
- the PAEP gene encoding glycodelin gives rise to the protein MKCVLLALGLALVCSANVIVKPHIKNDLDLKQVEDGFPGVGGPWETKMMATNRKVLPASDDAPLRVFISEVQPTPESNLEVTVTMRSSGGNKPGDKATIHLEAMTADHLSSTHLLYLTQDKMLVMDTDYKTYLVICMENTSVPQESMVCQLLGKTQKVNMETVQKFGEILQALPEYNQFFLDLTQKTGS